Proteins encoded in a region of the Amyelois transitella isolate CPQ chromosome 9, ilAmyTran1.1, whole genome shotgun sequence genome:
- the LOC132902069 gene encoding uncharacterized protein LOC132902069, with the protein MPRKRKSNLSQCSAKARAQKNARAQESQEQTQARLTADAERHADHRAAETFEQSQARRALDAERHRVLRSQETLEKTHRRQKLDADRHASTRAAETIEQTQVRQLLDSERHASLRAAESLEQSQARRLLDSERHASVRAAESLEQSQARRLLDSERHASVRAAESLEQSQARRLLDSERHASLRAAETLEQSHARRLLDADRHAERRRTFARNTWEGFKDAAFDYDPTIDYVNHNLVNIGRMILKCRYCEALKWKDETNGMCCSGGKNSLPLLGEPEEPLKTLMLHESDESKRFLNNIRKYNSCFQMTSFGVDREVVMPGFSPTFTIQGQIYHRVGSLLPPDNQQHNFLQIYFLGDETLEADRRCTVIHGVERETVLILQRMMHEHNRLINTFKTALEILPGENYKLVMHPDRTPSGEHERRYNAPLINEVAAMVTGEQFATRDIILHLRDNRLNRVPDTHKYYDALQYPIIFSRGQEGYHFQISQINPVTRLPVANKKVSCMDFYAYHMMIRENDFNIIPRCRQLAHQFYVDMYVKVESERLRYISLNQSKLRAENYIHLQDAVTNDANINPNNLGKMVILPSSFVNSPRYLHEYTQDAFVYVRTYGRPDLFVTFTCNSGWHEIVEELMTGQKAIDRHDVVARVFRLKVKKLMDVITKGKIFGEMLCFMYSVEWQKRGLPHVHILLWLKQKLRSDEIDNIICAEIPDPIGDKALHDIIVKNMIHGPCGPENPQSPCMKDGKCTKKFPRKLIKETVHNDNGYPMYRRRAPADGGRTANIKLRNGSDSTIDNSWVVPYSPILSKMFNAHINVEACNSVRAIKYICKYINKGSDQAIFNFRNTEVANPVDEVQTYQSGRYVNSNEAVWRLLGFPLHERHPTVTHLSVHLENGERVYFTENNFQERLSSPPKTTLTAFFDLCKKEDFAKTLLYVDLPRYYTWNKTRKEWKRRIQGAPVLDWPGVKSGDALGRVYTVHVSNMECFCLRMLLHHVRGPTSFRDLKKLGDQEFLTFREACEARGLLENNNHWDITMEEAVQCRSASKVRELFAILIATCGLSNPQRLWEKYKNDMADDILHRLQIQNPNVSYNDLIYNEALTMIEDQLINITGKNLSDFGMSRPQRIGEVSNELIRELDYDTDSLMQQITDALPLLNPEQKLVFDTVTNKLASGDGGLFFLDAPGGTGKTFLLNLLLAQIRKDKGIAVAVASSGIAATLLSGGRTAHSVLKLPLNLAQEEMPICNISKNSDRGRMLQQCKLLVWDECTMSHKRAIEALDRTMKDLKSNRSIMGGMIVLLAGDFRQTLPVITRGTQADEINACLKASALWVHVKKFCLTVNMRVQVHNDVQAGQYTAALLKIGEDRMPTDCDGLISLGQELCEVVNNTECLKNNVYPDLPTNMGNREWLCERAILAPTNQIVNQINEEIMSDLLGDVVEYLSVDNVMDTEQVTSYPIEFLNSLELSGVPSHKLRLKVGVPVLLMRNLDAPRLCNGTRLQINHLGRNIVKATIMTGMAKGENVLIPRIPIIPTDLPFQFKRVQFPLKAAFAITINKAQGQTLKVAGIHLEKCCFSHGQLYVACSRVSNPQNLYVFSKDGKTKNIVYKNVLK; encoded by the coding sequence ATGCCTCGCAAACGTAAATCCAATTTGTCACAATGCTCAGCCAAAGCTCGAGCTCAAAAAAATGCACGAGCCCAGGAAAGTCAGGAGCAAACTCAGGCTCGCCTGACTGCAGACGCAGAGCGTCACGCAGATCATAGAGCTGCAGAAACATTTGAGCAGTCTCAAGCACGTCGGGCTTTGGATGCGGAGCGTCACAGGGTCTTAAGGTCTCAAGAAACGTTGGAGAAAACTCATAGACGTCAAAAATTAGATGCTGATCGTCATGCGTCTACAAGAGCAGCTGAAACAATAGAACAAACTCAGGTCCGACAACTCTTAGATTCTGAACGCCATGCGTCTTTAAGAGCTGCGGAATCTTTAGAGCAGTCTCAAGCACGTAGGCTCTTAGACTCCGAACGCCATGCATCTGTAAGAGCTGCGGAATCTTTAGAGCAGTCTCAAGCACGTAGGCTCTTAGACTCCGAACGCCATGCATCTGTAAGAGCTGCGGAATCTTTAGAGCAGTCTCAAGCACGTAGGCTCTTAGACTCCGAACGCCACGCTTCTCTAAGAGCTGCGGAGACATTGGAGCAGTCCCATGCACGTCGGCTCTTAGACGCAGACCGACATGCAGAACGAAGACGCACTTTTGCACGTAACACTTGGGAAGGTTTTAAGGATGCTGCATTTGATTATGACCCTACGATTGATTATGTTAATCATAATTTGGTTAATATAGGAAGAATGATTTTAAAGTGTAGGTACTGTGAAGCGCTGAAATGGAAGGACGAAACTAATGGCATGTGTTGCTCTGGTGGCAAAAATTCACTTCCGTTATTAGGTGAGCCAGAAGAACCTTTGAAAACTTTAATGTTGCACGAAAGCGATGAATCAAAAcggtttttaaataatattagaaaatataattcatgTTTTCAGATGACTTCTTTTGGTGTGGATAGAGAAGTTGTGATGCCAGGGTTTTCACCTACTTTTACGATTCAGGGTCAAATTTATCATAGAGTTGGCTCATTACTTCCACCAGACAACCAACAGCataattttttacagatttacTTCTTAGGGGATGAGACCTTAGAAGCGGATCGTAGGTGTACTGTTATACATGGTGTAGAAAGAGAAACTGTTTTAATCCTGCAGAGAATGATGCATGAACATAACAGACTCATTAATACTTTTAAGACGGCTTTAGAGATACTGCCAGGAGAAAActataaattagtcatgcacCCTGACCGTACACCAAGCGGAGAACATGAGAGACGATATAATGCACCCTTAATAAATGAAGTAGCAGCCATGGTTACAGGAGAACAATTCGCAACTCGCGATATAATTTTGCATCTACGTGATAACAGATTAAATCGAGTGCCTGATACCCATAAATATTATGACGCATTACAATATCCAATAATATTCAGCAGGGGACAAGAGGGATATCACTTTCAAATATCACAAATTAATCCGGTTACGCGTCTTCCTGtggcaaataaaaaagtatcatGTATGGACTTTTATGCGTATCATATGATGATACgagaaaatgattttaatattataccaCGATGCAGGCAGTTAGCCCATCAATTCTATGTGGATATGTACGTTAAAGTTGAGAGTGAACGACTAAGATACATATCATTGAATCAATCAAAATTAAGAGCTGAAAACTACATCCATCTTCAAGATGCTGTAACAAATGACGCAAACATTAACCCTAATAATTTAGGGAAAATGGTTATTTTACCGTCTTCATTCGTAAACAGTCCACGGTACTTACACGAATACACTCAAGACGCATTCGTTTACGTGAGGACATATGGTCGTCCCGACTTATTTGTTACATTCACATGCAATTCAGGATGGCATGAAATAGTCGAGGAATTGATGACGGGACAAAAGGCAATCGATAGACATGATGTAGTGGCAAGAGTTTTCAGACTGAAAGTCAAAAAACTAATGGATGTCATTACTAAAGGGAAAATATTTGGAGAAATGTTATGTTTCATGTATTCTGTAGAATGGCAGAAACGTGGGCTGCCTCATGTGCATATATTATTGTggttaaaacaaaagttacGATCCGATGAAATCGATAATATCATCTGTGCTGAAATACCGGATCCTATTGGTGATAAAGCACTACATGATATTATCGTAAAAAATATGATCCATGGTCCATGTGGACCTGAGAATCCCCAAAGTCCCTGCATGAAAGATGGTAAATGCACTAAAAAATTTCCTCGGAAGCTTATCAAAGAGACTGTGCATAATGATAATGGATATCCGATGTACCGTAGAAGAGCGCCCGCAGACGGAGGTCGAACGGCAAATATAAAACTCCGAAATGGTAGTGACAGTACTATAGACAATAGTTGGGTGGTCCCATATTCACCAATTTTGTCTAAAATGTTCAATGCCCATATAAATGTTGAGGCTTGCAATTCAGTACGagcaataaaatacatttgcaaGTACATTAATAAAGGAAGCGACCaagctatttttaatttcagaaatACAGAGGTCGCTAATCCTGTAGATGAAGTACAGACGTATCAGTCTGGTCGTTACGTTAACAGCAATGAAGCAGTATGGCGGCTATTAGGATTCCCGCTACATGAAAGGCACCCCACCGTCACACACCTTAGCGTTCATCTGGAAAATGGTGAACGTGTCTATTTcacagaaaataattttcaagagAGACTATCATCTCCTCCGAAAACGACACTCACCGCTTTTTTTGATCTGTGTAAAAAAGAAGATTTTGCGAAAACGCTTCTCTATGTTGATTTACCACGATATTATACTTGGAACAAAACAAGAAAAGAATGGAAACGCCGAATCCAAGGAGCACCTGTTCTGGATTGGCCTGGTGTAAAATCTGGAGATGCCTTAGGTCGAGTTTATACGGTCCATGTTAGTAATATGGAATGTTTTTGTTTGAGAATGCTTTTACATCATGTGCGCGGACCAACCTCTTTCAGAGATCTTAAAAAACTTGGTGATCAGGAATTTTTGACTTTTCGAGAAGCATGTGAGGCAAGAGGgttattagaaaataataatcattggGATATAACTATGGAAGAGGCTGTACAATGCAGATCTGCTTCCAAGGTGAGAGAGCTTTTTGCAATATTGATTGCAACATGTGGACTTTCCAACCCTCAACGATTGTGGGAAAAGTATAAAAACGATATGGCGGATGACATTTTACACAGACTACAAATTCAGAATCCGAATGTTTCATacaatgatttaatttataatgaagCGCTAACAATGATTGAAGACCAATTGATAAATATTACTGGAAAAAATTTATCTGATTTTGGAATGAGCAGGCCACAAAGAATTGGGGAAGTCAGTAATGAATTAATACGAGAACTAGATTATGACACTGATTCTTTAATGCAACAAATAACAGATGCCCTTCCACTTTTGAATCCAGAACAAAAATTAGTCTTTGACactgtaacaaacaaacttgccAGTGGTGATGGTGGTTTGTTCTTTTTGGATGCTCCAGGAGGCACTGGCAAAACCTTTCTTCTGAACCTTTTACTAGCTCAAATCCGAAAGGATAAAGGAATTGCCGTTGCAGTAGCTTCCTCTGGAATAGCTGCTACGCTACTTAGTGGAGGAAGAACAGCGCACTCCGTACTTAAACTACCATTAAACTTGGCTCAAGAGGAAATGccaatttgtaatattagcaAAAATAGTGACCGTGGGAGAATGTTGCAGCAATGTAAGCTGTTGGTTTGGGATGAATGTACGATGTCCCATAAAAGAGCAATCGAAGCCCTAGATCGTACTATGAAGGATTTAAAGAGCAACCGGAGCATAATGGGAGGAATGATTGTACTTTTAGCAGGGGACTTTAGGCAGACCTTGCCGGTCATTACTAGGGGTACACAAGCAGATGAAATAAACGCCTGTTTGAAAGCATCTGCATTATGGGTACATGTAAAAAAGTTTTGCTTGACTGTAAATATGCGTGTACAAGTGCACAACGATGTTCAAGCAGGGCAATATACGGCTGCTCTTCTAAAAATTGGAGAAGATCGTATGCCAACAGACTGTGACGGTTTGATTTCACTGGGACAGGAATTATGTGAAGTGGTTAATAATACAgagtgtttaaaaaataacgtttATCCTGATTTACCAACAAATATGGGCAACAGGGAATGGTTGTGTGAAAGGGCAATTTTGGCGCCGACAAACCAAATTGTAAACCAAATCAACGAAGAAATTATGTCTGACCTGCTGGGGGATGTTGTTGAGTACCTTTCTGTAGATAATGTTATGGATACTGAACAAGTGACATCGTACCCTATTGAGTTTCTCAATTCTTTGGAACTGTCAGGAGTACCTTCCCATAAGCTGAGGTTGAAGGTTGGTGTTCCAGTTCTGTTAATGAGAAACCTTGACGCACCAAGACTTTGTAATGGTACACGGCTACAAATTAATCATCTAGGACGCAACATTGTCAAAGCTACAATTATGACTGGAATGGCAAAAGGGGAAAATGTTTTGATTCCCCGTATACCCATAATACCAACTGATTTGCCATTTCAGTTTAAAAGAGTGCAGTTTCCTTTAAAAGCAGCGTTTGCCATTACAATAAACAAAGCTCAGGGGCAAACACTTAAAGTTGCAGGTATACATTTGGAAAAGTGCTGTTTTTCTCATGGACAACTCTATGTGGCGTGTTCACGAGTATCAAACCCGCAAAATCTTTATGTTTTTTCGAAAGAcggaaaaactaaaaatattgtctataaaaatgttttgaaataa